One Acidobacteriota bacterium DNA segment encodes these proteins:
- the hemL gene encoding glutamate-1-semialdehyde 2,1-aminomutase, which translates to MSRLFDEAQRYIAGGVNSPVRAFKGVGGTPLFLERGEGCRVQDSDGRWYIDYVGSWGPLIAGHAHPAVVEAIQDQARRGTSFGAPCELETRLAAAVCERVPACERLRCVSTGTEATMSAIRLARGVTGRERIVKVEGCYHGHFDSLLVEAGSGVLTLGIPGSPGVPKALAELTHVVPFNDVPSVEELFSRHGEEIACMIVEPVAGNMGVIPPSEGYLEALRRVTADHGALLILDEVMTGFRVDRGGAQNRFGVQPDLSCFGKVIGGGLPVAAYGGRADLMEQVAPNGPVYQAGTLSGNPLAMRAGLATLALLDEDGAYDRLERTADRLHRGWNEAAERHGVPLRINRVGSMLTGFFTNDAVSNFSHAVAADTARYARFFHGMLQRGVYLAPSAFEAAFISLAHDEGQIDQTIEAMGSAMGDFDTEKDG; encoded by the coding sequence ATGAGCAGACTGTTCGATGAGGCCCAGCGATATATCGCGGGTGGTGTGAATAGCCCGGTCCGGGCTTTCAAGGGTGTGGGTGGAACACCGCTGTTCCTCGAGCGGGGCGAGGGTTGTCGCGTTCAGGACAGCGACGGCCGCTGGTACATCGACTACGTCGGGTCCTGGGGGCCCCTGATTGCAGGTCACGCGCACCCCGCGGTGGTCGAGGCGATTCAGGATCAGGCCCGTCGGGGAACCTCGTTCGGCGCTCCGTGCGAGCTCGAGACCCGATTGGCGGCGGCCGTCTGCGAGCGGGTGCCCGCGTGCGAGCGTCTTCGCTGCGTCTCAACCGGTACCGAGGCGACGATGTCCGCCATCCGGCTGGCACGAGGCGTGACCGGTCGCGAACGGATCGTCAAGGTCGAGGGTTGCTATCACGGCCATTTCGACTCGCTTCTTGTCGAGGCGGGTTCCGGTGTGCTGACGCTGGGGATACCGGGTAGCCCCGGTGTCCCGAAGGCACTTGCGGAGCTGACCCACGTCGTTCCGTTCAATGACGTGCCCTCCGTTGAAGAACTGTTCTCTCGCCATGGCGAAGAAATCGCCTGCATGATCGTTGAGCCGGTGGCAGGAAACATGGGCGTCATCCCACCGAGTGAGGGGTACCTGGAAGCGTTGCGACGCGTTACAGCCGATCACGGGGCTCTGCTGATCCTGGATGAGGTGATGACGGGGTTCCGGGTGGACCGCGGAGGCGCCCAGAACCGATTCGGCGTCCAGCCGGACCTCAGTTGTTTCGGGAAGGTTATCGGTGGCGGCTTGCCGGTAGCTGCCTATGGTGGACGAGCCGATCTCATGGAGCAGGTTGCGCCCAACGGTCCGGTCTATCAGGCGGGAACGCTATCGGGGAACCCGTTGGCCATGCGCGCAGGTCTCGCGACGCTGGCGTTGCTCGATGAGGACGGTGCTTACGACAGGCTGGAGCGAACGGCGGATCGACTGCATCGGGGCTGGAACGAGGCGGCCGAGCGCCACGGGGTTCCGCTCCGGATCAACCGGGTCGGTTCGATGCTGACGGGCTTTTTTACGAACGATGCGGTTAGCAATTTCAGTCACGCCGTGGCAGCCGACACGGCTCGATACGCCAGGTTCTTTCACGGCATGCTTCAGCGTGGCGTCTACCTTGCCCCGTCGGCGTTCGAGGCGGCGTTCATCTCACTCGCCCACGACGAGGGGCAGATCGATCAGACGATCGAGGCCATGGGCAGCGCCATGGGCGATTTCGACACGGAGAAAGACGGATGA
- a CDS encoding DUF45 domain-containing protein — MPRKDLGSPGLFKEFEGSLQPSIQARLRAMARQPVRAATTHGQVKIEQDIETMEKLRRWAEDLATHFSLRYSAIEKERDDAHGHYGICYADGVIRIRLRHARTGRLLKESSLADTLCHELAHLRHFDHSIRFRRFYRRILDRARLLGYYRPGPNRRPTPMHQGLLFE; from the coding sequence ATGCCTCGCAAAGATCTGGGCTCTCCCGGCCTATTCAAGGAATTCGAGGGATCGTTACAGCCATCGATCCAGGCGCGTCTCCGGGCGATGGCCCGTCAGCCGGTTCGTGCGGCAACCACCCACGGTCAGGTGAAGATCGAGCAGGACATCGAGACGATGGAGAAGCTGCGACGATGGGCGGAGGATCTTGCCACCCACTTCTCGCTGCGCTACAGCGCGATCGAGAAGGAACGGGACGATGCTCACGGCCACTACGGGATTTGTTACGCCGACGGCGTCATCCGCATTCGGTTGCGTCATGCACGTACGGGAAGGCTCCTCAAGGAGTCCAGCCTGGCCGATACGTTGTGCCACGAATTGGCGCATCTCCGGCATTTCGACCACTCGATTCGGTTCCGTCGTTTCTATCGTAGGATCCTCGATCGGGCGCGATTGCTGGGGTACTACCGACCGGGCCCGAACCGGCGACCGACGCCGATGCATCAGGGACTGTTGTTCGAATAG
- the hemB gene encoding porphobilinogen synthase, whose translation MADFPTRRPRRLRRTPWLRSLVRETRLHNDDLVYPLFVRQGQGVRDEIPSMPGQFHFSVDRLVEEVGAAIEEGIRSVLLFGLPDRKDAEGSEAWDDEAAVQRAVRELKRSYPELVVMTDVCLCEYTDHGHCGVIEDGVVANDPTLQLLARVAVSHAAAGADVIAPSDMMDGRVGAIREALDEAAFADRILLSYAAKYASAYYGPFREAADSAPQFGDRLSYQMDPANGDEALGEVGLDLDEGADIVMVKPALAYLDVIQSVKQTFGVPVAAYNVSGEYAMVAAAANAGWIDRDRVVMETLTSIRRAGADLILTYHAREAARQLNRG comes from the coding sequence ATGGCTGACTTCCCCACTCGACGGCCGCGCCGACTTCGACGAACCCCGTGGTTGCGGAGTCTGGTTCGCGAGACGCGACTCCATAACGACGATCTGGTCTACCCGCTCTTTGTTCGGCAGGGCCAGGGTGTTCGCGACGAGATCCCTTCCATGCCCGGTCAATTCCACTTCTCGGTCGACAGGCTGGTCGAAGAGGTAGGGGCGGCGATCGAAGAGGGGATTCGTTCGGTCCTGCTCTTCGGCCTCCCGGATCGTAAGGACGCCGAGGGTAGCGAAGCCTGGGACGACGAGGCGGCCGTTCAGCGTGCGGTCCGCGAGTTGAAGCGGTCGTACCCGGAGCTCGTCGTGATGACCGACGTCTGTCTCTGCGAGTACACGGATCACGGCCACTGTGGGGTGATCGAAGACGGGGTCGTCGCCAACGACCCGACGCTCCAGTTGCTGGCCCGGGTCGCAGTCTCCCACGCGGCCGCCGGCGCGGATGTCATTGCTCCATCGGACATGATGGATGGACGCGTTGGCGCGATTCGAGAGGCCCTCGACGAGGCGGCGTTTGCGGATCGAATCCTCCTTTCGTACGCGGCGAAGTACGCGTCGGCCTACTACGGCCCGTTTCGCGAGGCTGCCGATTCTGCGCCGCAGTTCGGCGATCGACTCTCCTACCAGATGGACCCGGCGAACGGGGACGAGGCCCTCGGGGAAGTGGGGCTGGATCTGGACGAGGGGGCCGATATCGTGATGGTCAAGCCGGCGCTGGCGTACCTGGATGTGATTCAGAGCGTGAAGCAGACCTTCGGTGTTCCCGTCGCGGCATATAACGTCAGTGGCGAGTACGCGATGGTCGCTGCCGCGGCCAACGCCGGCTGGATCGACCGTGACCGTGTCGTGATGGAAACGCTGACATCGATTCGCAGAGCCGGGGCCGACCTGATCTTGACGTACCACGCGCGGGAGGCCGCGCGGCAACTAAACCGAGGCTAG
- a CDS encoding aminotransferase class I/II-fold pyridoxal phosphate-dependent enzyme: MLKETTTLEFGEKNLVDASLSETAHKMAGSEILKIASDIRGMVAAGAEICNLTVGDFDSRYFPIPSGFADRIRQAVSDGQTNYPPSDGVLALREAVAAYVARSWGVAYPVESVLIASGARPILYGAYRCVTNPGDRVVYPVPSWNNNHYSVICNTESVVVKTRPEDGFMPTLEQLAPHLSDARMLCLNSPLNPTGTVIDEAHLRDITGAVVEENRRRTKTGKPALFLLHDQIYASLVFGASRHYMPVELVPEAAPWVISVDGVSKGFAATGLRVGWLLAAPELTHRMKALIGHVGAWAPKPEQVALAAFLNADDEVRTFQKEMAERVRQRLSALYTGFKSMHRDGYPVDCIAPQGAIYLSLQLNLVGRSAAGRSLTDNDAIRKLLLDEAGLAVVPFQAFGYEGDTGWFRLSVGAVSMEEIESSFPRIRKLLDTVE, from the coding sequence ATGCTAAAAGAAACGACGACCCTCGAATTCGGCGAGAAGAACCTCGTTGACGCCTCTCTCTCCGAGACCGCTCATAAGATGGCCGGTTCGGAGATCCTCAAGATCGCTTCGGATATTCGCGGCATGGTGGCCGCGGGTGCCGAGATTTGCAATTTGACCGTCGGGGACTTCGACTCACGCTATTTTCCGATTCCTTCGGGCTTCGCGGATCGAATCCGGCAGGCGGTCTCCGACGGACAGACGAACTACCCACCCTCCGACGGGGTCCTGGCGCTGCGGGAGGCCGTTGCCGCTTACGTAGCCCGGAGCTGGGGAGTCGCGTATCCGGTCGAATCGGTCCTGATCGCAAGTGGGGCCCGACCGATCCTGTACGGGGCCTATCGCTGCGTGACGAACCCCGGAGATCGCGTCGTCTACCCGGTGCCCTCGTGGAACAACAATCACTACAGTGTGATCTGCAATACCGAGAGCGTCGTCGTCAAGACGCGCCCCGAAGACGGCTTCATGCCGACGCTCGAGCAGCTGGCGCCGCACCTGTCCGACGCACGGATGCTCTGCCTCAACAGTCCATTGAATCCGACGGGAACCGTCATCGACGAGGCCCATCTTCGAGACATCACAGGGGCCGTCGTCGAGGAGAACCGACGTCGCACGAAGACCGGAAAGCCCGCGCTGTTCCTCCTCCACGACCAGATCTACGCGTCTCTGGTCTTTGGTGCCTCACGACACTACATGCCCGTGGAATTGGTGCCCGAGGCGGCCCCATGGGTGATCAGCGTGGATGGCGTCTCGAAGGGATTCGCCGCGACCGGCCTGAGAGTCGGCTGGTTGCTGGCCGCGCCCGAGTTGACGCATCGGATGAAGGCCCTGATCGGTCACGTCGGAGCCTGGGCTCCTAAGCCCGAACAGGTGGCCCTTGCGGCATTCCTGAATGCCGACGACGAGGTCCGTACATTCCAGAAAGAGATGGCAGAGCGGGTTCGACAGCGTCTCAGTGCCCTGTATACCGGATTCAAATCCATGCACAGGGACGGGTATCCGGTCGACTGCATCGCGCCCCAGGGCGCCATCTACCTGTCGTTGCAGCTCAACCTCGTCGGTCGGTCCGCCGCCGGACGCTCCCTGACTGACAACGATGCGATTCGAAAGCTGTTGCTGGACGAGGCCGGGCTGGCCGTCGTTCCATTCCAGGCCTTCGGCTACGAGGGCGATACCGGGTGGTTCCGGTTGTCGGTGGGGGCCGTTTCGATGGAAGAAATCGAATCGAGCTTCCCGCGGATCCGCAAGCTCCTCGATACGGTCGAGTAG
- a CDS encoding M20/M25/M40 family metallo-hydrolase: MRRAGLRLRRTLLIGALLLAGGVALGASVREHVETLAGDAMQGRLTGSDGEQQAADYIAQQLKSLGAHPLPGQDSFQIPFEFTAGMNDGGSSVAVASGDEVYREFRGTETVQALSFSDNETVTGPVVFAGYGLALPEGGDVEYNSFVGLDVKDKIVLVLRYVPEDVDADMRATLSRYSGLRYKALHARELGARAVLFAIGPRSPNAGETIPVSFDTALSGSGIVAASVSADVVAALFSGVEGKGLEEVQASLDTGNPHVSGFDLPGVEATIETHVVRERKVGRNVVGYFPAHLAEGSKAPAEERGWVLVGAHYDHLGDGKNGNSLASGDEVGAVHNGADDNASGVAAVLDVARRLAKKPVQRRVAFAFWSGEELGLLGSTNFVNGNGLDPEAITAYANFDMVGRMRENRLTLQSVGSSSIWPKIVEQSNVPVGFDINTQSDPYLPTDASVLYQAGVPTLNFFTGSHEDYHRPSDDAATINYADLSRVAQFASIVTRKLAALESEPEWLKVDPPISRGGSRDTVRAFTGTIPDYTTEVEGLKLSGVVGGGPAELAGMRAGDVIVEFAGQKIANIYDYTYALDAAKIDVPVTVVVVRNGERVTFELTPTARE, from the coding sequence ATGAGAAGAGCCGGATTACGATTGCGACGCACGCTGTTGATCGGAGCGCTGTTGCTGGCAGGGGGCGTGGCCCTGGGTGCCAGCGTCCGAGAGCACGTCGAAACCCTCGCCGGCGACGCCATGCAGGGAAGGCTGACTGGCAGCGACGGAGAACAGCAGGCGGCCGACTACATCGCCCAACAGCTAAAGAGCCTCGGCGCGCACCCGCTGCCGGGGCAGGACTCGTTCCAGATTCCGTTCGAGTTCACGGCCGGAATGAACGACGGTGGCTCCAGCGTCGCCGTCGCCAGCGGTGACGAGGTCTATCGAGAATTCCGTGGGACTGAGACGGTACAGGCCCTCTCGTTCTCCGACAATGAAACCGTCACCGGTCCCGTCGTCTTCGCCGGCTACGGCCTTGCGCTACCGGAGGGTGGTGACGTCGAGTACAACAGTTTCGTCGGTCTCGACGTCAAGGATAAGATCGTCCTTGTCCTTCGGTATGTACCGGAAGATGTCGACGCGGATATGCGTGCCACGCTGTCGCGCTACTCCGGCCTGCGCTACAAGGCCCTTCACGCCAGGGAACTGGGAGCGCGTGCGGTCCTGTTCGCCATCGGGCCACGATCCCCGAATGCCGGCGAGACGATTCCGGTGAGCTTCGATACCGCGTTGTCGGGCTCAGGAATCGTGGCGGCCAGCGTGTCGGCCGATGTCGTCGCGGCGTTGTTTTCGGGCGTCGAGGGGAAGGGTCTGGAGGAAGTTCAGGCGTCGCTCGATACCGGCAATCCCCACGTGAGTGGATTCGATCTACCGGGGGTCGAGGCGACCATCGAGACCCACGTCGTCCGCGAGAGGAAGGTGGGTCGCAACGTCGTCGGTTATTTCCCGGCACACTTAGCCGAGGGCTCGAAGGCTCCGGCCGAGGAGCGGGGGTGGGTCCTCGTCGGCGCCCATTACGACCATCTTGGGGATGGCAAGAATGGCAACTCACTGGCCAGCGGTGACGAAGTCGGAGCGGTCCACAACGGCGCGGATGACAACGCGTCCGGCGTGGCGGCGGTTCTCGATGTCGCGCGCCGACTCGCAAAGAAACCCGTCCAGCGGCGAGTCGCGTTCGCATTCTGGTCCGGTGAAGAGTTGGGCCTGCTGGGTTCGACGAATTTCGTCAACGGTAACGGGCTCGATCCCGAGGCCATTACGGCCTACGCCAACTTCGATATGGTCGGGCGGATGCGGGAGAATCGTCTAACCCTGCAGTCCGTGGGTTCTAGTTCGATCTGGCCGAAGATCGTCGAACAGAGCAACGTTCCGGTGGGCTTCGATATCAACACGCAGAGCGATCCCTACCTGCCGACGGATGCGTCCGTTCTCTATCAGGCCGGCGTCCCGACATTGAATTTCTTCACCGGAAGCCACGAGGACTACCATCGACCAAGCGACGATGCGGCAACGATCAATTACGCGGACCTGTCGCGAGTCGCACAGTTCGCCTCCATCGTCACCCGTAAGCTTGCCGCGCTCGAGAGTGAACCGGAGTGGCTCAAGGTCGATCCTCCGATTAGCCGCGGTGGGAGCCGAGATACCGTCCGCGCATTCACCGGGACGATCCCGGACTACACGACCGAGGTCGAGGGTCTCAAGCTGAGTGGCGTGGTCGGTGGCGGGCCTGCGGAACTGGCCGGGATGCGGGCCGGAGACGTGATCGTCGAGTTCGCCGGGCAGAAGATCGCCAACATCTACGACTACACCTACGCGCTGGATGCGGCGAAGATCGATGTCCCGGTGACTGTTGTCGTGGTACGAAACGGCGAACGTGTCACTTTCGAGCTGACGCCAACCGCAAGGGAATAA
- a CDS encoding thrombospondin type 3 repeat-containing protein gives MSLSCAPGTARLSILMALFALAILGSASAQEITLVDEGTTTRYLSNVTDPGLGQAWTQFAFDDSGWTVGALGVGYESSTGAEALITTPVPVGSWSTYTRTTFNLADTSAIQNLVFGVDYDDGVVAWINGVEVYRSPNMPSGPPPWNAAPSTHESSNGATPSFEETDVTTTGGPVLQNGANTLSVGVWNTSGASSDLVLVPRLRANVPATVVRGPYLQMVGDDSITIQWRTSVATTSGVDFGTFPGNLSSSVLNFSTTVDHSIQLNGLGGDQTYYYAVGTVTQQLVGNDSDHVFRTAPANRAAIPLRIWVLGDSGTGDANATAVKDAYTTFTSGASTDLIFLLGDNAYPNGTDPEYQTKLFDMYDDYFVSTPVWSAIGNHDAASSNSVMQDGPYFEIFEFPTMAELGGVSSGTESYYSFDYANVHIVVLDSSGNPRIPTSPMMTWLDADLASTDQDWIIAFWHHPPYSKGSHDSDTELTMIEMRQWGVPILDAYGVDLTLTGHSHSYERSYLIDGHYGDSTTFMESMKVESGDGDPMGDGEYVKNAVGPLAHSGTVHVVAGSSGKITGGALDHPAMLESLNELGSLVIEINNNRLDLSFLNSAGAVSDTFGMLKGSGCFDPDLDGICAESDNCPDVANGSQADQDADGVGDACDPCPTDVGNDVDGDGLCASVDNCDLNANPLQEDNDGDGKGDVCDRDDDNDGVRDNIDCAPLIAGVSTLPGDIPYVTQDRQGPALRLIWTRAVQGHTSNVFRATRSAGGAVGFFDCLAPDIPQIDLVDNDTPPAGDVYLYLVNGHNVCGDGGLGVDGLGTPRADPGGCFAVSGDFDADAVIDAEDNCSLIANAAQADSDGDFVGNACDNCQWVANPQQIDSDDDGYGNGCSATDADGDTVPDVDDNCTFVFNDTQDDTDFDGNGDACDVCPLDNPGDPDGDGLCSADDNCPLIANPGQEDEDVDNLGDACDLCPGDPVNDVDGDGLCQGDDNCPTVANPGQKDLDADGAGDSCDVCPADPNDDADADGFCGDVDNCQTVSNPTQADADADGVGDACDACPADPDNDVDGDGVCGDVDNCPNVANPGQEDADTDGVGDACENPDADGDGVLDFMDNCPAVFNPPQTDSDLDGIGDACDLCPADPLDDIDGDGVCGDVDNCPDTFNPGQEDADSNGIGDACQAMNDVDGDGIADGLDNCPAVANTNQADVDLDGIGDVCDNCPLVNNTLQTDNDGDGVGNPCDNCRNDPNPDQADSDGDGKGDVCDSN, from the coding sequence ATGTCCTTATCGTGCGCGCCCGGAACGGCGCGTCTTTCGATCTTGATGGCGTTGTTCGCCCTGGCGATCCTGGGGTCGGCCTCCGCCCAGGAGATCACGCTCGTCGACGAGGGCACGACCACCCGCTACCTGTCCAACGTGACCGACCCCGGCCTGGGCCAGGCGTGGACACAATTCGCGTTCGATGACAGCGGCTGGACGGTGGGCGCGTTGGGCGTCGGGTATGAATCCAGCACCGGGGCCGAGGCTCTGATCACCACGCCCGTGCCCGTCGGGTCGTGGTCGACGTACACGCGAACGACGTTCAACCTCGCCGACACCTCGGCGATCCAGAATCTTGTTTTCGGTGTCGACTACGACGATGGCGTCGTCGCGTGGATCAATGGCGTGGAGGTCTACCGCTCCCCCAACATGCCGTCGGGCCCTCCTCCCTGGAACGCCGCGCCGTCGACCCACGAATCCAGTAACGGCGCCACACCGTCGTTCGAGGAGACCGACGTCACCACAACGGGGGGTCCGGTCCTCCAGAACGGAGCCAATACTCTCTCCGTGGGTGTCTGGAACACGTCCGGGGCGTCCTCGGATCTGGTTCTCGTTCCGCGTCTCCGCGCCAACGTTCCGGCCACGGTGGTTCGAGGTCCGTATTTACAGATGGTGGGCGACGATTCGATCACGATTCAGTGGCGCACCAGCGTGGCAACCACCAGTGGCGTCGATTTCGGGACGTTCCCGGGCAACCTCAGTTCCAGCGTCTTGAACTTCTCGACGACTGTCGATCATTCGATCCAGCTAAACGGCCTGGGCGGCGACCAGACTTACTACTACGCCGTCGGCACCGTGACGCAACAGCTCGTCGGCAACGACAGCGACCATGTGTTTCGCACGGCGCCGGCGAATCGGGCCGCCATCCCACTCCGCATTTGGGTCCTCGGCGACTCGGGTACCGGCGACGCCAACGCCACGGCGGTCAAGGACGCGTACACGACGTTTACATCAGGTGCGAGCACCGATTTGATCTTCCTGCTGGGTGACAATGCATACCCGAACGGAACCGACCCCGAATATCAGACCAAGCTCTTCGACATGTACGACGATTATTTCGTCTCGACGCCGGTCTGGTCGGCGATCGGCAATCACGATGCCGCCAGCTCCAACAGCGTCATGCAGGACGGCCCCTATTTCGAGATCTTCGAGTTCCCGACGATGGCGGAGCTGGGCGGCGTGAGTTCAGGCACCGAGTCTTATTACTCGTTCGACTACGCCAACGTCCACATCGTCGTCCTCGACTCATCCGGCAATCCGCGAATCCCCACGTCGCCGATGATGACCTGGCTGGACGCCGACCTGGCGTCGACGGACCAGGACTGGATCATCGCGTTCTGGCACCATCCCCCGTACAGCAAGGGATCCCACGACTCGGACACGGAACTCACGATGATCGAGATGCGTCAGTGGGGCGTGCCGATTCTCGACGCCTACGGGGTCGATCTGACGCTCACCGGCCACAGCCACTCCTACGAACGCAGCTACCTGATCGACGGCCACTACGGTGACTCGACGACATTCATGGAGTCCATGAAGGTCGAGTCGGGCGACGGCGACCCGATGGGTGACGGCGAGTACGTCAAGAATGCCGTCGGCCCACTGGCCCACTCCGGCACGGTCCACGTCGTTGCCGGTAGTTCGGGGAAGATCACCGGTGGCGCGCTAGACCATCCCGCGATGCTCGAGTCCCTGAACGAGTTGGGATCGTTGGTGATCGAGATCAACAACAACCGCCTCGACTTGAGCTTCCTCAATTCCGCCGGCGCTGTCAGCGATACCTTCGGCATGTTGAAGGGTTCGGGCTGTTTCGATCCCGATCTCGACGGCATCTGCGCGGAATCCGACAACTGCCCGGACGTCGCCAATGGATCGCAGGCCGACCAGGATGCGGACGGTGTCGGAGATGCATGCGATCCCTGTCCGACCGATGTCGGTAACGACGTGGATGGGGACGGACTCTGTGCGAGCGTCGACAACTGCGACCTGAACGCGAACCCTTTACAGGAAGACAACGACGGCGATGGGAAGGGCGATGTCTGCGACCGGGACGACGACAACGATGGCGTCCGCGACAACATCGACTGTGCGCCGCTGATCGCCGGCGTCTCGACGCTTCCTGGTGACATTCCCTACGTGACGCAAGATCGGCAGGGCCCGGCTCTGAGGTTGATCTGGACCCGAGCGGTCCAGGGCCACACCAGCAACGTGTTTCGGGCGACCCGGTCGGCCGGTGGCGCGGTCGGCTTTTTCGACTGCCTCGCACCCGATATTCCGCAGATCGACCTCGTCGATAACGACACGCCACCGGCGGGGGACGTCTACCTCTATCTCGTTAACGGTCACAACGTCTGTGGCGACGGTGGGCTCGGTGTTGATGGCTTGGGCACGCCGCGCGCCGATCCCGGCGGGTGCTTCGCCGTCTCCGGCGACTTCGATGCCGACGCGGTGATCGATGCGGAAGACAACTGCTCGTTGATCGCCAACGCCGCTCAGGCCGACTCCGATGGTGACTTCGTCGGAAATGCCTGCGACAACTGTCAGTGGGTCGCCAACCCGCAACAGATCGACTCCGACGACGACGGCTACGGGAACGGTTGTAGCGCGACCGACGCCGACGGGGATACGGTCCCGGACGTCGACGATAACTGCACGTTCGTCTTCAACGACACTCAGGATGACACCGATTTCGACGGAAACGGTGATGCCTGCGACGTATGCCCCCTGGACAACCCCGGTGACCCGGACGGCGATGGTCTGTGCAGCGCAGACGACAACTGTCCCCTGATCGCCAACCCGGGCCAGGAGGACGAGGACGTCGACAACCTGGGCGATGCTTGCGACCTGTGCCCTGGTGACCCGGTCAACGACGTCGATGGCGACGGACTCTGCCAGGGGGACGACAACTGTCCCACCGTCGCCAACCCGGGTCAGAAGGACCTTGACGCCGACGGTGCCGGCGATTCGTGCGATGTATGTCCGGCGGACCCCAATGACGACGCGGACGCCGACGGGTTCTGCGGTGACGTCGACAACTGCCAGACGGTCTCCAACCCGACCCAGGCCGACGCCGATGCCGATGGTGTCGGCGACGCTTGTGACGCGTGCCCGGCCGATCCCGACAACGACGTGGATGGCGACGGAGTCTGTGGCGATGTCGACAACTGCCCCAACGTCGCCAATCCGGGTCAGGAGGACGCGGACACCGATGGCGTCGGTGACGCCTGCGAAAATCCCGACGCCGATGGCGACGGCGTGCTGGATTTCATGGATAACTGTCCCGCGGTGTTCAACCCTCCCCAGACCGACTCCGACCTCGACGGTATCGGTGATGCCTGCGATCTCTGCCCCGCCGATCCGCTGGACGACATCGACGGCGACGGTGTCTGCGGCGACGTCGATAACTGCCCCGACACCTTCAACCCGGGACAGGAGGATGCCGACAGCAACGGTATCGGCGACGCCTGTCAGGCGATGAACGACGTGGATGGCGACGGAATCGCCGACGGATTGGACAATTGTCCTGCGGTGGCCAATACCAACCAGGCCGACGTCGATCTGGACGGGATCGGAGACGTCTGTGACAACTGCCCGCTCGTGAACAACACGCTGCAGACCGACAACGACGGCGACGGCGTCGGCAATCCCTGTGACAACTGTCGCAACGACCCCAACCCCGATCAGGCCGATTCCGACGGCGACGGGAAGGGCGATGTGTGTGACTCAAACTGA
- a CDS encoding tetratricopeptide repeat protein, with protein MLLASAALLAHPGIDQQIVDVTARLEAAPRDASLYIKRGELHRIHREWNLAQKDFDRAARLQQDRRIAHFHIARLQLDRGEPKKALRHVNLYLRHESNSLSGHVIRGQALAELGRYRAAADAYTLAIDGVVEGRPRPDDYLERARALRSAGAQHYDEAIRGLEDGVKRLGAPVTLLRLAIEIELEMGRTDAALARLDRIADSAARKERWLSERGDILTDANRPTEARQAYQAALSAIGRLSENRRRNTATERLEEHVRSALEQLGSDG; from the coding sequence ATGCTGCTGGCATCCGCGGCGCTTCTCGCACATCCGGGAATCGACCAACAGATCGTCGATGTAACGGCTCGACTCGAAGCCGCCCCCAGGGACGCGTCGCTCTACATCAAACGGGGCGAGTTGCATCGCATCCACCGTGAGTGGAATCTCGCACAGAAGGATTTCGATCGTGCCGCGCGTCTTCAGCAGGATCGTCGCATCGCGCATTTCCATATCGCACGCCTGCAACTGGATCGAGGCGAGCCGAAGAAGGCACTCCGACATGTGAATCTCTACCTCCGCCACGAATCGAATTCTCTCTCCGGCCACGTGATCCGCGGACAAGCGCTGGCGGAACTCGGTCGCTATCGAGCGGCGGCCGACGCCTACACGCTGGCTATCGACGGGGTCGTTGAAGGACGGCCACGACCGGATGACTACCTGGAACGAGCCAGAGCTCTGCGATCGGCCGGCGCACAGCACTACGATGAGGCGATTCGGGGTCTGGAAGATGGCGTCAAACGACTTGGGGCCCCTGTCACGTTGCTACGGCTGGCGATCGAGATCGAGTTGGAGATGGGTCGCACCGATGCAGCACTTGCACGCCTCGATCGAATCGCCGACTCTGCCGCCCGTAAGGAACGCTGGCTCAGCGAACGTGGCGACATCCTGACCGACGCCAATCGACCGACGGAGGCCAGACAGGCCTACCAGGCCGCGCTGAGTGCGATCGGCCGACTCTCCGAGAACCGACGCAGAAACACCGCGACGGAACGACTGGAAGAACATGTTCGAAGCGCGCTGGAACAGCTGGGAAGTGACGGATAG